The region AGAGCGTAAGCTGGAATTAACCAAAGAATATGGAAAATCTGAGAAGGACACCGGCAACACTGATGTGCAGGTGGCGATTCTCACCGAGCGTATCAATCTGCTGACAGAACATCTGAAAACCAACACTAAAGATCATCATACAAGATATGGTCTTCTGAAACTGGTAGGGCAGCGTCGCTCATTGCTCGATTATCTTTCCAGAGTTGACATTGACAGGTATCGTGCTTTGATTAAAAAGCTTAATATCAGAAAGTAGCGGAATTAATTCCTTCCGCTACTCTCTCCACCTTTACATAGTTGACAGATCCTTGGTC is a window of Fibrobacter sp. DNA encoding:
- the rpsO gene encoding 30S ribosomal protein S15; protein product: MALTKERKLELTKEYGKSEKDTGNTDVQVAILTERINLLTEHLKTNTKDHHTRYGLLKLVGQRRSLLDYLSRVDIDRYRALIKKLNIRK